Below is a window of Pseudomonadota bacterium DNA.
GGAGGTGTTAAGTGTCAAAAACAGAAAAAAATCTTAAGGAAGCGTTTGCAGGAGAATCACAGGCTAATAGAAAATACCTTGCCTTTGCTAAAAAGGCAGAAGATGAGGGTTACAGGCAGGTTGCGAAGTTATTTAGAGCTGCTGCTGAAGCAGAAACAGTACATGCCCATAACCATCTGAGAGAACTCAACGGCATTAAAAGTACGAAGGAGAATCTTGAGGAAGCTATTAATGGTGAGACCTTTGAATTCCAGAAAATGTATCCAGCAATGATCGAGGAGGCAAAGGAAGAAGGCAATAAATTGGCGCTGAGAAGTTTTCATCTTGCGAACGAGGTGGAAAAGGTTCATGCAGGGTTTTATAAGAAGGCATTGGAAGCACTTGGGAAAAACAAAAAGGTTGATTATTATATTTGTAAGGTTTGCGGTAACACAGTGGAGGGAGAGCCACCCGATGTATGCCCGGTCTGTGGCGCAAAGAAAGTAGCTTTTTACAAAGTCGACTAATTGGGAATAGATTTAAAGATTTAAATCAATACCCAATTTTCAAAGCTTCATTTTGATTATTGGAATTTATTTGGTAATTGAAATTTGGTTATTGGTTATTCACACAATAGGATGGAAAAATGAAGGTAGTTAGTTTCCATGGCAGTCCAAGAATAGAAGGGAATTCTGATATTCTCCTGAAGGAAGCATTGAGGGCGATAGATGCATCAAGGCACCAAATTCAGTTATTCAGACTTAATGACATGAATATAAAGCCGTGCCAGAATTGTGGCGGTTGTGTGGATACCGGGGTGTGCATTAATGATAAAGATGATATGGGGATAGTTTATGGAGCAATAAGGGAGGCAGATAGAATTATAGTCGCCTCCCCTATATTTTTTCTTGGTCTTTCTGCTCAAATAAAGGCCATGATAGATAGGTGTCAGGCTTTTTGGTGTGAAAAATATCTACTAAAAAAACCGATACCTGAAGGTCCGTATGGAAGGAAAGGACTTTTATTACTTGTTGGTGGAATGAAAAAAGAGATTGGTATCAGGTGTGGAGAAGCAACATCAATCTCGTTCTTCAGGGCAGTGAGTGTATCCGAGCATAATACATTGAGTTTTTTAGGTATCGATAAAAAGGGTGCAATCCTTGATCACCCAACGGCGTTAAGCGAGGTATATGAGGCGGGCAGGAGGCTAATTCGCTGAGAGTAGAGAGCGTAGCGCAGAAGGCAGGAAAAATAATTTTAAAAACCTCATATTTTATTCTCGTATCTTCCCATATTCTCTGCTCTGAGCAATTGACATTGCTCGAAAATACAATGTATAAACAATATTATGAATAATGAGCCGATTCCTGTTACATTGCTTGAGGAAGGTGAAGAGGGGATAGTTTATTCACTATCCGGGGGAAAGAACCTGACCACCAGGCTTGCAGGAATGGGGATAAGCACAGGCACGAGGATTAAGGTTCTTCGAAATAGCGGAGGGCTGGTGGTTCTGCTCGCCTCAGATACAAGGATAGCACTCGGGAAGGGAGAGGCAGTTCAGATACTGGTGAACAGAACTCAAGATTTGCAGGGTAAGGGGGAAGAAGGAAAAATTAGAAAAAAACTCCTTGTTGCCCTTGCAGGTCAGCCTAATGTTGGGAAATCGACGGTCTTTAATGTCCTTACTGGTTTATCGCAGCATATCGGAAATTGGCCGGGAAAGACGGTTGAGAAAAAGGAAGGGGTCCATGTATCAGAGGACATAGATGTAAAGATTGTAGATTTACCAGGAACTTACAGTTTTAGTGCTTTCTCCGAGGAGGAAAGGG
It encodes the following:
- a CDS encoding rubrerythrin family protein → MSKTEKNLKEAFAGESQANRKYLAFAKKAEDEGYRQVAKLFRAAAEAETVHAHNHLRELNGIKSTKENLEEAINGETFEFQKMYPAMIEEAKEEGNKLALRSFHLANEVEKVHAGFYKKALEALGKNKKVDYYICKVCGNTVEGEPPDVCPVCGAKKVAFYKVD
- a CDS encoding flavodoxin family protein: MKVVSFHGSPRIEGNSDILLKEALRAIDASRHQIQLFRLNDMNIKPCQNCGGCVDTGVCINDKDDMGIVYGAIREADRIIVASPIFFLGLSAQIKAMIDRCQAFWCEKYLLKKPIPEGPYGRKGLLLLVGGMKKEIGIRCGEATSISFFRAVSVSEHNTLSFLGIDKKGAILDHPTALSEVYEAGRRLIR